A segment of the Onychomys torridus chromosome 16, mOncTor1.1, whole genome shotgun sequence genome:
CTGTTGGGCATGGTGGGCAACGGGCTGGTGTTGGCCGTGCTGCTGCAGCCTGGCCCAAGCGCCTGGCAGGAGCCGGGCAGTACCACAGATCTTTTCATCCTCAACCTGGCGGTGGCCGACCTCTGCTTCATCCTCTGCTGCGTGCCCTTCCAGGCGGCCATCTACACGCTGGATGCCTGGCTCTTCGGGGCTTTTGTGTGCAAGGCCGTGCACCTGCTCATCTACCTCACCATGTACGCCAGCAGCTTCACTCTGGCCGCCGTCTCCGTGGACAGGTGAGCTGTACCCCAGGCACCCCAGGCAGGCTGGACAGGGACCGAGACAGATTCTTATTGGCTAGTGGAGGAGAGACTAGGGACCCAAGGTTGGTGGGCACCACAGGGAAAGCCTCAGTGGTACCCGCCCTTTCCACCTCCACTGTGAACTTCCAGGGGACATTTCTGTGTCCTGAGTGTCGGCACGGGCCTGGTGTAGGGGTGAAAAATGTACAGCAGCAAAAGAAACTCCAGGGCCTGGTGTGccggcgcacacctttgatcccagcactccaggggcagaggtaggaggatctctgtgagttcgaggccagcctgatctacaaaagcgagttccaggccagccagggctacacagagaaacccagtctccaaaacccaaaaagaaagaaagagaaaagcaacaaGAAACTCCCAATGCACTTTTCAGATGCTAAGTCCCCACACCTGGCCCACACGGCCCTCACATCTGCTCGAAACTCCCTAACCGAGGGATGGACGTAGGTGCctcacttctctttttttttgggggggggtgggccCTTGCTAGATGCAGAGCCAGGGATTGGGATGTTTGGGCGATGAAGGCAGGTCCGGgactgcggcggcggcggcgcgcggGGAGCCCCGCCCCCTGACCGCGAGCCCTCCGGCCCCCCGCAGGTACCTGGCGGTGCGGCACCCGCTGCGCTCGCGGGCCCTGCGCACCCCGCGCAACGCGCGCGCCGCCGTGGGGCTGGTGTGGCTGCTGGCGGCGCTCTTCTCGGCGCCCTATCTCAGCTACTACGGCACGGTGCGCTACGGCGCGCTCGAGCTCTGCGTGCCCGCCTGGGAGGACGCGCGGCGGCGCGCGCTCGACGTGGCCACCTTCGCCGCGGGCTACCTGCTGCCCGTGGCCGTGGTGAGCCTGGCCTACGGGCGCACGCTGCGCTTCCTGTGGGCCGCCGTGGGTCCCGCGGGCGCGGCGGCGGCCGAGGCGCGCCGACGGGCCACGGGCCGCGCGGGGCGCGCCATGCTGGCGGTGGCGGCGCTCTACGCGCTCTGCTGGGGCCCGCACCACGCGCTCATCCTCTGCTTCTGGTACGGCCGCTTCGCCTTCAGCCCGGCCACCTACGCCTGCCGCCTGGCCTCGCACTGCCTCGCCTACGCCAACTCCTGCCTCAACCCGCTGGTCTACTCGCTCGCCTCGCGCCACTTCCGCGCGCGCTTCCGCCGCCTGTGGCCCTGCGGCCGCCGGCGCCACCGCCCCCACCGCGCCCATCGCGCCCTCCGTCGTGTCCGGCCAGCGTCTTCGGGTCCCGCGGGTTATCCCGGCGACGCCAGGCCTCGCGGTTGGAGTATGGAACCCAGAGAGGATGCCCCGCGCGGTGGAGAGACGGGACTAGCCCTGACCGCCCGGGGACCGCAATAAACCCTGCTGCCTGCGTGGATCCGGCCGGCTGTCAAGTCTGTCCTCCGCCCTGGGTGGCACGATGCCACCGAGGGGTGCCTAGAGAGAGCGTGGCAGCCTGGCCAGGCTCCGCcgcagagcagaggcagagttGCAGCAAGCTCTAGTCCAAGGGACAGCCGGGTGGTTACAATTGGTCCACCCACCCAGACAGTGTCCCAAAAAGCAGTCAGCCTCAGAGTGTCCAAAGCCAGTCTAGCAGGAGAAcggtccattcattcattcatccagctCGCACCTTCCAGGCCCTGTTTTCTTTTACTACCTCTGACTGGCCCTTTTTGGCCCCAAGCCCCAAcctaagtgtttttgtttgtttttttttttttttgttttgttttgttccattgttctgagagagagagagagagacaggtagaGACGGGTtcaagtagtctaggctggcctggaactgcctactgtagccaaggatgaccttgaactctttatCTTCTTGCTTCTTTGTCCCAAGTGGGCACCCCAGAATCCTGTCTTGTTCAAGCACAGAATAGCAAGTGTTTCCTTAACTCTTAACTGTGTACCTCGCAGAATGCTATATTTAGTTATTGAGACAGCTTAAGGTGGGGCAGATATGATTAACCTTATTTTACAGACGTACAATGCAAGGATCAGAGAGTGCTTGGTAGAGGCTAGATCCAAATCCATGGATGTCTAATGGTTTTCCCTCAACggcctttcctttcttccattggtttattttaccttttgttgtttgtttttgaagcgTTTGTGAATGGTAGGCAAGGGCTGTGTTTCCAGCCTGGGTTTGCTCTTCTGCTCCACACATCTGATGCCATGTTCTAGAAGCTTCAGAGCTCCCAGGCACCTTCCTTCAGATTTCTGCTTGGCTCCCGGGTCAGTGCCGCCAGTGGGCTGCCCATAGTCATGTAGTCTTGGGGTCAGCTCCCTGGCCCAGACACCTTGCATTGTTGACTGAGCTCTTTGGTGTTCCTGGCTCAAAAGAGACACTGAACCTCGCTTGGGCCCCAGCTGGCCTCTTAAGGGCCTCTTAGGggctcctccttcccccctcccctctcccctctccacacACAGCGGAGGAAGTCTGTAGCTGTAGAAAAGACTAATTAACCAATAAATCAGTCTTGCTGGGTCCCaagctgcctgcttctgccctgcCTTTCCACATGTCAATACCATTGATTAGTTTCGGGCCCTAACACACCTCCTGTCTGCTGCTGCGTGGAGCATCCTGGGAAGGGCTCTCCCTGTCAGCGGGCAGCTGCTTGGTGGTCATTACCACCTGCCACCTGCTGCCCACAGACGGAGAAGTCAGAGTAGCAGGAGGGGCCGAGGTCAGCCAGGGAGGCAGTCGCTGTTCCAGGACTCAGTCTGGCCTCCACGCCCGGCCTGGTGTTTCCCCAAAGAGTCTGCCAAGGTTCCAGGCCCAGTGAGAAGGTTCCCTGAAGGCAGGGAGAGCGGTGTTGCCTCTGTGTGGCCTCCATGGTGGCTGTCACCGGAAGGCAAGGGGCAGTGCTCCATTTCTTTGGCAACAGGGCAGCAGATAACATGGCCAGACAGAAGCATACATAAGGAGCAGATGGGAGTGTCATTTAAGTAAATGTAGAAGTACCCTAAGTATCAGCCCCTGAATGGAATACGGAATCCATACACTGGTACATCATTCCGtgtataaatagaaatataagccACAGAAGACAGGCCTTGAAAATAGGCAATGAGACATATATTCTATACCTCTGTTTATATGAAGTTCCTGGAATGAGCAAATTTATTAAGACAAAACCCAGCTTGCTGTTTGCTTAGGTCTGGGGATGGCGGGGAGAATGCTAATGGGTGctgagcttctctggggttgAAGGCCCTAAAACTAGATCAGTAGGGCCCGGTGTGCAGAAAGTTTGGGGTGCAATCAAgctttgagttcaatccccagaaggtGGTAGCCTACACTTTGGAAATGGATGTGGGAGAATCAGAAGTTTGCAATGAatgggccagatgtggtggtgcatgcctttcatcccagcaaaGGGGAGACATGCAACTCCCCTTTGGGATTTTGAGGCtgacttggtctacatagtgagttacaggccaacTAGGGTATAGTAacaacctgtctcaagaaaaagaaaaagaaaaaaaaagaaagaaaagaaaaaggattgtCCTTGACTATgtatcaagttcaaagccagcatgagaccccatctcaaaaaaaaaaaaaaaaaaaaaaaaacaaaagaagtgggAGGGAGTGGGCAGAAAGATGACTCATCAGATAAAGGagctgacagcctgagtttgatttcccagaagccacactgtggaaagagagaatccattcctacaagttgtcctgacCTTCACGTGTGTGGTGGCATGTTTAAACATGAACACATTCTCCCTACACATACACTCTTACAGATAGACAACATTGTTAAAGCAAAAATAAGTGTGGAATGTTATGGTGCGCaactttaattccatcactcaggagacagaggtaagcagatctaatgtgagtttgaagctagcgtGGTCCACGTAGCAagtaccaggctagcctgggctacacagagagatcctgccttGAAAGGCAAAAGTAAAATACAAGCAGATCATCACAATACTGTGCAACCGTGAGACACGCCGACACCATCTAAGTGTGCAGATAAAGTGGGTGTAATGGACATGTAAATCATATTTGGATCAGTACATTTGAAATACAAAACTAAGGTTGGTCTGTGACCCAGCCAGACCCAGAGGCCATTTTCAGGGCAGTCTAGCAACTTTGAGTAAAGACAGGAAGGGCGGCTGAGAAAGCTGGCCCACTGCACACCTGCAGAACAGGAGTAGAGACGGAAACCCCCAGGCTGGTTTAGAGGACGTGCGTCTAGCCACCCAGTAGTCCTCTGTAGGTCCAGACAGGTGACCCAAATAGACCTTTGTGAACCTGAGAAGATGGTCTCTGGGACCCTTCACAGTGGCCTGAGACTCCACTCGACTGGTGGAGGACCGCTGCACAGCCAGACCTCTCACTTTTGAAGCAGGACTCTGGCTCAGCGCAGCCACCCAGGGGCCTGTGGGCTGACTAAGGGGAGCCCTGGAAGCTTGGCCTGTAGGCAGGCTGTGGATGGATACTTGTATGTGATGCAGGACAAGTTACCAGGGAAGAGAAGGTTGGTCCCcgcccttccttcttttctttagcCACAAAACATCAACCGCAAGCCTGGCTTTAAGAGAAGCCAGAGGTGGCCTGAGTACATCCTGGCTCTGTCGCCTGGGAGCCTGGCTAGACAGCTAActccaaggaaaaggaaaagcacagTGACATGAAGGGTCAGCCCAGCAGAGTCTGGTGGGATAGACCAGTAGCTTGTTGCTAGGGAATCAGAagcaggatcacaagttcaatgaCTACCTAGGcaagagagtgagttcaaggccagcctgggcaacttagtaagacctgtctcaaaaagtaaagagagagctagggatatagctcagtggtagagtgcttgcttagtatgcataaagccctgagttcaattcccagtactgccagaaagagaaagaggcccTAACAGAAGAGCACACTGACCTGAAATGACCCAGAGAGGAAAGTTCCTGCCTCCCTGGGCAATGCAAACAAGAATTCCAGAGAGAACATCCGTGAGTATGTCCGTACATGTCCATTTGTGTGTGCGTGGTGTGTAAGCCCGAGGTCCAAATTGGGTCCCTTCCTGAACTGATCTCTACCTTGTTTCTTCTTACTGAATCTGAAGCCCCCTAATTTGGCCAGAAAATCCTTGGGCTCCTCCTATCCCAGCTTCCTCactactaggattacagacatggcttctgttttgttttgttgaggtgGGGCctcctcactatgtagccctgaccagcctggaattcacagagatctggccggcctctgcctctagaatgctgggattataggcatgtgccagccAGCTGTGGCTTTTTTGGGTAGCTACagaccaaacttaggtcctctggctTGCAAACTTGAGCTATCTCCTCTCTTTGCTGTGTAGCCTGGATTACCTGGtgtacttactatgtagcccaggttggccccaaaGTCACAGCAATTCCCCTgccatcagcctcctgagtactaagtTAACAGGTATGCATCACCGTGCCTGGCTCCTGAGGTGACATGTAAAGATGcgctttttttttctgaaggaagGCAACCAACAAGAGGCAGGGGTGAGGAGCCGAAAGCAAGCTTACTCAGCTCACGTGGGAGGGGTGGGTGAGCCTAATGGGGACAGCAGTAAATTCATCTCTTGAGCAGACCAGGTTGGGCAAACCATGGTTTCCAGGAGGGAAGAGTGGAGAAGTGGGGCTCCCTCTGAGGCATTACTCAGAAAGCCCCAGAGTTGTGTTCACAGGCTAGGAGCCCAGTGGGGTAAGCCCCCAAGGCCTGGACTGGAGTTGGAAAATGGTTTCTGCACAAACAGGACAGGAAGATTGATGGCCTGCTGCTAAGTTTGGGCTTGGCTTGCAGGACTCAGGGTTTGTTTCAGGGAATAATGATGTACTCAGAAGAGCAGGTGGTTGCAATAATTTGGTTAGGAGAGAACCGTGTGTCCTGTGGAGCCCAAGGCAGGCAGTGGGGGCTGGAGTGGAGGCTGAGTGAAACCAGGATGCTGCCCTCAGAGCCCAGGAGAAGTCACCTGACCCGAGGCCCAGCAACACTTAGGCCAAGGCTGGGGTAGTCTCAGTGGGAAAAAGGTCTTCCTAGCTGGAGCAAGGTTTAGATTCTGCAACCCTTGCTTTCTGATTGAtgaaaaatctcttttctttcttttttttgagacatggcttcactgtatagaccaggttggccttgaactcacagagacccacttgcttctgtctcctgagtgctgggatgaaaggcctataccaccatgcccagctgttgcAACACTCATAAGGAGCGGTGTGTATTCACATTTGAGTACCTGTCAGGCACAGCAGGAAAGACAGCTGGGACTGTGGAGCCCAGACAGGGGCCCATCACAGTGTGGTCTCCCAGAAAAGACATCCTGGAGAAGCTGTGCCCAAGGCCACTCATTAAATGTGCATTCACTGTGGCCCAAAGAGGAAGGCCTGAAAGACCGTTTGCAGGGGCTACTGATGGCAGGGCCTGTGATGGCGCGGGATCCCCCCCAGGAGAGGACGCAAAGGTGGTGAGGACGTTGTGAAGAAGGCTCTCTAGGTGGCATGGGAACTGGAGACTGGATCCCTCCTGCGGGCAATGAGGGGCCCTTGCTCTGGCTCTGAAGCCAGAGTGATTTGATGAGGTGTCAGGAGCTTTCTGTCGCTGCCAACAGTGGCTTTTGTGTGGTGGAAGAACCAAGAGAGACGGGCAGGGACACTGGTCAGGCCGGTGAAAATCCAGAGAGCTGAAGACATTCAGGACAAAGACATTGAgcagggggcagggggggggacgggacgggACGGGACGGGACGGGACGACTCAAAGAGCGAATCACATGGGAAGTACAATTGTCAGGATTGATGACcattgaggaagaagaaagaggtacCTCAGATGACACCCAGGCTCCTAGCTCGAACCCTGAGGTGGCAGTGGGGACATGTAAAGGGACAGAGTCAGGGGAAGGTGATGAGCTGGATGGAGACACATTAAACAGAGGGATCCAGGTGAGGCGGGCTGCGGGGTCCTCAGGGAAATGGAGGACCTGCCACGTTTTATTTAGTTCTTGTGCTTGGCCCTGGAACTTACGCCTCTCTGCTTTAGTTGGAAGGTGAAGAGGGTGAGACCAGAAAGGTTGAGTAACTTGCGCTAGAGCACAGAGCTCaggtttgtctgtttggtttcaTTGAAGTGACGAGAGGGAGTGATGGAGGTGCTTGAACTAGAAGGTGGCCTCGCTGTGCTCAACCCCACGCCACTCCCATGACAGGGCTGCCTGACCCTGGCTAATTGAGAGCTTTGGCACAGCCCTACTcaccagcccctcctcctgcttGGGGCTGGCAGGAACAGCATCATCTATCAACTTCGAGGTGTGGACTAAGGGAAATAAACACCAATTAACCACCCCAGCTTTCCTATTAATGAACATCGCTTCCTGATGCTGGGCTCATTTGTGGATTGCTGGCTGCAAGATGATGTGAGGCCAGGAGGCCAGGCTGGGAGCTGTTTAAGAGGGTTAGACTGATTGCGGAGACATCtgcttggcaacaagctaagtgGTCTGTGTAGGGGTGAGGCTGGAATTGGAAGGATGGTTCCAGGACTCAGTGGATGGGGTATCTGTGGGTGTAGAGGGTCCCTCCGCATCTGTGGTTCTGTGTAACGGTTGTGGAGCTGGGGCAGGCACTGACCTCAGCTGCTGGGACAACCCGGAGAACCAGTGTAGCGCAGGGGAAAGGGATGGGCTTTAGACGCTattgggtttgaatcccagctgcTATACATCACAGCTGTGAGGCCTCTGGGTAAAGCTGGGCCGTTTGAGCTGGCCTCCCTCCAAGGCACTATGGTCTTATCCAGAAGCACCTCCTAGCCAAATGCATCTTCCTGTCTAGCCAACCTCTCACCCTTTGGTGTCCCCTCCCCaaagaccagccaggactacccaGGCTCCTGACCAGCCCCATCACCTCTGACCATTGTTTTAATATCAGGTGTGCGTGTTATCCACCGAGCACACTCTACTGTGAGCTCGGCAAGGAAAGAGTCGGCCCCCCTGCTTCTGAGAACACTGACTACTCACAGAAGAAGGCATTCACTCAGTATGGCCCATCCTACCAACCGCATCCCAGGAGTACTACAGACATGGGGCTTTTGGAAGCCAGATGGGTGAGGAGAATGCTGGACTAGACGCTGACACTGCTGATGGCAAGCAAGTCTCCTGTCTAAGTCTCTGtttcacacacactctctctctctctctctctctctctctctctctctctctctcacacacacacacacacacacacacacacacacacacacagagtaacgcTTTATCATAGACACAATACCTCCTGACACACAGAGGCACTCAACACATACCATCACCCCGTGTGAGGAGGAGGCTTTGGTTTCAGGCGTGGTAGAATCAGCATGAGTTTGAGGTGGATCTGGCTGCCTGGGTGGAGGCTCTGGCAAATCTGTTTGGTCGGGTGTGGGCAGCAGTTAGAGAAGGCCCACCTGGgacatgtgaacatgtgtggtCCGTGAAAGTGCTCAGTATGGAATGTTCATGCTAGGAAGGAAGCAGTCGGGACCAGGTGAAACCAagatccttccctcccccttccccctgccctgccctgcccactgCACCCTCTCGCAGTCAGTGGCTTCCAGGCAGCCGGCTCCAGAGCCAACCCCGGAGGACTACTTCCGCTGAGTTCTTTCCTGCCGCTGCCCAGTCCATCGCCCAGGGCCCACTTGTGTGTTCCCTGACTCACTCCAGTGTCTGGGCCGACTCCCTCTGGCTGGCTCTTCAGACTGATTCAGGGTTATAGGAAATATTCTGGCTGGAAATGGGACACGGCAGATGGCCTGGCCGCCGGGCCAGGGTTTGATGGTTAACCTAGAAGCCTCCTTCCTGCATCAAGCCCTCCCTTCTCTGTCTGCAAGGCCACAGAGGGAGTTAGTAACAGACGCTGCTAAGGCCAAGGGTGCTTTCGGGGCCTAACTTGCAGTAACAGGGGTGCAGGATGCCGTCTTCCTTCCTGGAGGCCTAGGCCTCGGGAATATTAATCCGTGTCCCACTGTCTTAGAAAATCCTAGGTCACCTCAGGGCAATTTGAAGTTCCAACACACCCGACTCTTCAAATTCAAAGCAGCAGCTTGGGGCAAGGTGTCCTTTGCATGCCCAGGCAGCCCCAGAAGACCCTGGCGGCTTTTATGCTTCTGTTCCCAGGGCACCAAAGCTGGCGTTCCAATTTCGCTTAATGTAGATTTTTCTTCAGGATGCCAGTGCGCACTCCACACAAAACTTACTCCGTTCCGACGTCCTTGTCCCTTCCCTAACAGCCAGAGGGCTGGTAACCACGCCTTAACTCTTTCCAGGTGGTCTAGGGTGAGGAGGCCCAAGGATGCAAGGCCTGAGAGGGGAGGGGGGTGTCCTTCCCATCCTGCCTCTCATCTGTCTTGGTCTCCAGCCTGCCCCAGGTAATGGCCTTGGCCCCAGTGAAGCCCAGAAGTGAAGGTCACTTGGAGAGTTGCTCACCCAGGCGGAGCTCCTTGTTCCTCCTGTCCTTCATCAGGGACAGCAGCTGCTCCTCCCATCATGGGGCTGCCACAGCACTTTGCCCTCCCAACCCTGCCAACATGGGGGACTTCGGATTTCCTTCCCCATCCACAGGGGGCTGGGGCCTGAAATCCCATCCAGTTCCTCCTCCAGGGTCTGGGGATGGCTGAGTTTCCACTCAGTACGGAGCTGGGATCTGAAGATGGGCTCTCTTCTGCCAGGAGCCAGGGCTTCCAGCTTGGAGAGAGAAAATGGGGCAATGCCAGGCCAGACATGGACTGAGCTTAGAAGCCAGTGGCCAATCACTATCTGGAGGGGGCACCTACTATGTAAGGATTCCTCCCACCCCAGAGTCATCTCCCTCAGGATAGGGTAGGGCACTGTTCAGCAGCTAAGAGATCTCTGCAGTGAGTCTGAGTCCCTGCTGCTTTTTCAATTCCTGTTGTCACTACAAGAAGccaccacttaaaaaaaaaaaaaagaaaagaaaaagaaaacagcttaaACAGCAGATTTATTCTCACAATTCTGGAGGCTAGAATCTAAACATGTCCCTCTGAGCTCAAGTCCAGTCGTCAGCAGAGCCAGTCCCTGCGGGAGGCTCAGAGGACGATCCGTCTGCAGTCCTTCCCTGGCTCCTGGtttcttcctctacttcctctcTCATCTATGGGGCAGCAGTCATCTCCCACCTTCTCTCCCCCAGGGTACCCGGGATGGCGCCCCGGCCACCTAGATGGTCCAGGATCCTCTCTCCTCTAGAGACCTCTAGTTATATGTCTGTGCAGACGCCTGCCACGCCACCCAAGGCCTCGAGGTTCCTGGGATGAGGACCTGGGCACAGGAatcactctctgtctctgacaaCTTGGCTGCAAAACGGATTGCCGTCCGTAGTGTTTCAGTGACTAGGAGGGAAGGAACTGGAGATCTTTCTTTGGGCTAAACAGGGTCCCTCCTAACCTTATGAAGGCCTGGGCATCAGCAATGTCCCTCCTCTGCTCAGAGACACCCATGCAGT
Coding sequences within it:
- the Galr3 gene encoding galanin receptor type 3 isoform X2, which encodes MADIQNISLDSPGSIGAVAVPVVFALIFLLGMVGNGLVLAVLLQPGPSAWQEPGSTTDLFILNLAVADLCFILCCVPFQAAIYTLDAWLFGAFVCKAVHLLIYLTMYASSFTLAAVSVDRYLAVRHPLRSRALRTPRNARAAVGLVWLLAALFSAPYLSYYGTVRYGALELCVPAWEDARRRALDVATFAAGYLLPVAVVSLAYGRTLRFLWAAVGPAGAAAAEARRRATGRAGRAMLAVAALYALCWGPHHALILCFWYGRFAFSPATYACRLASHCLAYANSCLNPLVYSLASRHFRARFRRLWPCGRRRHRPHRAHRALRRVRPASSGPAGYPGDARPRGWSMEPREDAPRGGETGLALTARGPQ
- the Galr3 gene encoding galanin receptor type 3 isoform X1, which produces MFSSSSHRKMADIQNISLDSPGSIGAVAVPVVFALIFLLGMVGNGLVLAVLLQPGPSAWQEPGSTTDLFILNLAVADLCFILCCVPFQAAIYTLDAWLFGAFVCKAVHLLIYLTMYASSFTLAAVSVDRYLAVRHPLRSRALRTPRNARAAVGLVWLLAALFSAPYLSYYGTVRYGALELCVPAWEDARRRALDVATFAAGYLLPVAVVSLAYGRTLRFLWAAVGPAGAAAAEARRRATGRAGRAMLAVAALYALCWGPHHALILCFWYGRFAFSPATYACRLASHCLAYANSCLNPLVYSLASRHFRARFRRLWPCGRRRHRPHRAHRALRRVRPASSGPAGYPGDARPRGWSMEPREDAPRGGETGLALTARGPQ